The proteins below come from a single Salvelinus alpinus chromosome 18, SLU_Salpinus.1, whole genome shotgun sequence genomic window:
- the LOC139544266 gene encoding nuclear apoptosis-inducing factor 1-like, giving the protein MASNTKKRKMNFSEREVEIIVEEIEKQKHTLVNHFNAGVTHIAKNNAWIEILKKVNAVTTCPRELAEVKKKWSDMKTEVRRKVAQARAAIEETTTDCTPVPVILTAMQQRICNLLGEATIISLPTGDPDAEITLPVTMSSATTVTLTESLQTTSASCEETKLDAETTYHTLEEGGVVEYCTTTEATPTVVTAVESHPVEMLTSVSSSPPHSQAKPQELKSRIALNSARLLQEQRVTNVHVRQIAQHLEGQNELLQMIRRSQEAQAYAQERQAQALEGTQAALLALVQMMRPALKDLRKFLQSGTDNSNNSAGAAAEGSEQRPKTPPPQPADEG; this is encoded by the exons ATGGCATCGAATACCAAAAAAAGAAAAATGAATTTTTCAGAGAGGGAGGTCGAAATTATTGTGGAGGAAATAGAGAAACAAAAGCACACACTCGTTAACCACTTCAATGCTGGAGTCACTCACATAGCAAAGAATAACGCGTGGATAGAAATTCTGAAGAAGGTGAACGCTGTAACAACATGCCCAAGAGAGTTGGCTGAAGTCAAGAAGAAGTGGTCGGATATGAAGACCGAGGTGAGGCGCAAAGTGGCCCAGGCTAGGGCGGCAATTGAGGAGACCACTACCGACTGCACTCCTGTTCCCGTCATCCTCACTGCTATGCAGCAGCGTATTTGTAACCTTCTGGGAGAGGCGACTATCATCAGTTTACCTACTGGAGACCCAGATGCTGAGATAACTTTACCTGTTACTATGAGTTCAGCCACCACCGTGACACTCACAGAGA GCCTTCAGACAACTTCAGCATCATGCGAGGAGACTAAATTAGATG CCGAGACCACATACCACACACTGGAGGAAGGCGGTGTGGTGGAGTACTGCACCACCACTGAAGCCACGCCCACCGTGGTGACCGCTGTGGAGTCGCATCCGGTGGAGATGCTGACGTCAGTGTCGTCTTCTCCGCCACACAGCCAGGCCAAGCCCCAGGAGCTGAAGAGCCGCATCGCCCTCAACTCAGCCCGGCTCCTCCAAGAACAGCGGGTTACCAATGTGCACGTGAGGCAGATTGCCCAGCACCTGGAGGGCCAGAACGAGCTGCTGCAGATGATCCGGAGATCCCAGGAAGCGCAGGCCTACGCCCAGGAGAGGCAGGCCCAGGCCCTGGAGGGAACCCAGGCAGCCCTGCTGGCCCTGGTTCAGATGATGAGGCCTGCTCTCAAGGACCTGAGGAAGTTCCTGCAGAGCGGGACTGACAACTCCAACAACAGCGCTGGGGCTGCTGCAGAGGGTTCAGAACAGAGGCCCAAGACCCCGCCTCCACAGCCAGCAGATGAAGGCTAA